TCAGATCCATCACTTGTCAATATCCTCCGGCGGCGGCTGCAGACATTGAAGACTGCAACTGCAACAGGTGGCGATAGCAGTCAGCCGCCGTCGGTCGCTGCtccgggttttggtccaaacacCTGTTCTGCAATTCCCTCAGCAATTTTGGTACCCCCACTAACCCACAACTCTTCACTAATTGACCTATTCCCCATACATCAACTTTTACATTATGATAATTTCTCACCATCTCCGGCGGGTGCCTCCCACTAGCCGCCGTCGCCGCGGCTGCTCCTCCGTAAGGATATAGCTGTGGCGAACTCACTGCCTCGTCGAATCCCGTAATGAACCATTCATTTTCCCTGTCACTTCTCCTCATGACTTTATCCCATCCCAAATCCCTGTGCATAAAAGAAAGATCATGTAATGCAACCAATGCTTTTGTGATTTGCTTTAATGCTTCTATTAGTTGATCACAATTAGCCGGCTTGAACTTGCAGCCTCTAGGCTTAAAGACCAAAGCTAAATCCTTTTCAGATGCCCTAACAACAAATTCTGCATGTGGGATTCTATGGTCAAGAAAATCGTATATTTCTTTGACTGCCACCCATTTTCTTTTACTAGAGAAATATCTCACCACTGTATTTGGAGTCATCTCCACAATATTTCCGTTACCCAGATCTATTCTCTCAAAATCGGTATAAGGTAGATGTTTTAAATTACTCCCGTTGCTACTCATATAATGGAAACATCGATCAGCTAATAATGGTAATAAGCCAGCAATTCTCCAACATGGAACTAAAGCTTTTAGTCTTTCAACTGGGGTTGAGAGATCCACTGTGTAAAGATCCGTTCGGATAATTCGATCCTGTGATCGACTTAAAGCACAGAACGTAACAATGAAGCCAACGGCATAGTAACCTAACACGTAAGGAAGGTCCATATAAGTCCAGAGAAGTTTCTCCACAATAGAAGAAGATGGATCTAGTTGACCTTCACTTAGTTGACCAGTCTCCTCTCCTCTCCACAAGCAAAAATTCCTCAAGAAAGCAGTAACATTAGGCCATTGATCTTGCACTGTTTCCGCAAGAGAAAACGATGAATTTGATTTCCGTACGAAAACCATTTCAATGGAACAAAACTTAGATATAATCCTATTGATGCAATCATCCCAAAGTCCAATATAAGAGTCCCTATCAGTTGCAGTACTCAGGCTAGGGTTTGGGCGCATAATAGAGCTCAAGACCTCATAAGTGATGCCTCTACAGTCTAATAACTcagttgaaattgtgaaaaataattcTTTCCCTTGAGGCAAATCTTTGAACACATCTCTCCGAAGTGGGAAACGGAGCTCCTCTGGTGGTGGCTGTTGTAAATGCCATGAGAGCTCAAACAAGCTTGGAAGTGTAGGTGGTGGAGATCTTAGACACCCCACGTAATACTCAGTTGGATCTTGAAATTCCCAAGGAGTAGTTGCTGCaattattttatattaatttaaaatccAGTTGAAAGCAACAAGATGCTATTAATGGGAATCTGGTAATAGACTAATATAAAATTCATTTCGCTCAGGGAAAGGAATAGAAAATTACTAAATCATTGGCTTTTCACAAATAGAAAATCCGAAAATTATGGAAGAGAGACTTACATTTGATGGGAAATTCAGAGGAGGGAAGTTGCAATCTTTCATTGGGACCTAGATTCAACAGAAAAAAAACCGTTACTTCCTATAGTTAATGATTAAGACTCGTACattctaaatattaaaaaatgcaCTTAAACAATTACagtaaataaaatataataccAGAAAGAGCAGGAGCTGAAGAGGATTTTCTCCTGCCAAAGACTTTTAGTTGTACTCCAGAAAGGAATCTATCAACGGAAAAACCTTTCATAGGTCCATCTTCAAAGGCCTCCATTGTGCAGGCAACAGTAGAATCATCCAAGAAAGCAATTTCATCGGCGTTTAAAAAACTTGTACCTTGAAGCTTCACTCTACCTCTGTGATGTTCACCTTCTTCTGCCCACAAGCTCACTGATTCCTCCCATATCATTCTAATCTTGCCAATG
This DNA window, taken from Nicotiana tabacum cultivar K326 chromosome 4, ASM71507v2, whole genome shotgun sequence, encodes the following:
- the LOC107781956 gene encoding uncharacterized protein LOC107781956, coding for MDENKGETTKKQPPPPQQQHLSNSPNDSNQDSPDNTIPQQQPPQPAVQQLHLFLLNNNNNSSNSYLVNPKRPRYTASQWKFIPSSSSQQQQQNPSQVNILSTESSPISPSPQAAAATNPQTQAASSSDTASSPSHSPRPSASGQETSKGEGGEQVHQQFRKGKYVSPVWKPNEMLWLARAWKIQYQGGSSELHLEGSQEMSTGAGVQQGRGKTRADKDREVADFLNRHGVSRDAKTAGTKWDNMLGEFRKVYEWERGAEREQGSKSYFRLSPYERKMNRLPASFDEEVFEELSQFMGSRMRSPQTRGVGAGFGSQANIVVSLSDTVTKSLPPPPPFREDDLPLSARAKQLAIPISGTEALLHGTRSGFLGYDTTTTSSLDIGGPSSSASSKELRRIGKIRMIWEESVSLWAEEGEHHRGRVKLQGTSFLNADEIAFLDDSTVACTMEAFEDGPMKGFSVDRFLSGVQLKVFGRRKSSSAPALSGPNERLQLPSSEFPIKSTTPWEFQDPTEYYVGCLRSPPPTLPSLFELSWHLQQPPPEELRFPLRRDVFKDLPQGKELFFTISTELLDCRGITYEVLSSIMRPNPSLSTATDRDSYIGLWDDCINRIISKFCSIEMVFVRKSNSSFSLAETVQDQWPNVTAFLRNFCLWRGEETGQLSEGQLDPSSSIVEKLLWTYMDLPYVLGYYAVGFIVTFCALSRSQDRIIRTDLYTVDLSTPVERLKALVPCWRIAGLLPLLADRCFHYMSSNGSNLKHLPYTDFERIDLGNGNIVEMTPNTVVRYFSSKRKWVAVKEIYDFLDHRIPHAEFVVRASEKDLALVFKPRGCKFKPANCDQLIEALKQITKALVALHDLSFMHRDLGWDKVMRRSDRENEWFITGFDEAVSSPQLYPYGGAAAATAASGRHPPEMVRNYHNVKVDVWGIGQLVKSCGLVGVPKLLRELQNRCLDQNPEQRPTAADCYRHLLQLQSSMSAAAAGGY